The Lysobacter panacisoli genome includes a window with the following:
- a CDS encoding cytochrome c4, giving the protein MAKWIGLTLVVVAVAVAGVFATAWALSEQALGRTWPVQDPPLAQAVAGASLEHGRHLFATRGCSDCHGADGAGKLLIDAPNVIRIVPSNLTRSVRDPAWTDDAFAAAIRHGVRPDGTPLMIMPTGDYTDLDDHDVASIIRYLRTLPEVANEADRTQVRPLGRVLYLFGQLPLVPAERVDHSPRERKAPPAAADAAYGRYVAQVCTGCHRSDFSGGLVLEPGTPPSANLTPHASGLASWSEADFLHVMRTGQRPDGRELHRMMPWRSYSRMQEVELRAIWAYLDSLPPLPSHKRG; this is encoded by the coding sequence GTGGCGAAGTGGATCGGGCTGACCCTGGTCGTGGTGGCAGTGGCGGTGGCGGGCGTGTTCGCGACCGCGTGGGCGCTCAGCGAACAGGCGCTGGGCAGGACCTGGCCCGTGCAGGATCCGCCGCTGGCGCAGGCCGTTGCTGGCGCATCGCTCGAACACGGCCGGCATCTGTTCGCCACGCGCGGCTGCAGCGACTGCCACGGCGCGGACGGCGCTGGCAAGCTGCTGATCGATGCGCCGAACGTGATCCGCATCGTGCCGAGCAACCTCACCCGCAGCGTGCGCGATCCCGCGTGGACCGACGATGCGTTCGCCGCCGCGATCCGCCACGGCGTGCGTCCGGACGGCACGCCGCTGATGATCATGCCCACCGGCGACTACACCGACCTGGACGACCACGACGTCGCGTCGATCATCCGCTACCTGCGCACCCTGCCCGAAGTCGCGAACGAAGCGGACCGCACGCAGGTTCGCCCGCTCGGCCGCGTGCTGTACCTGTTCGGGCAGTTGCCGCTGGTGCCGGCCGAACGCGTCGATCACTCGCCGCGCGAGCGCAAGGCGCCGCCGGCAGCCGCGGACGCGGCCTACGGTCGCTACGTCGCGCAGGTCTGTACCGGATGCCACCGCAGCGATTTCTCCGGCGGCCTGGTCCTGGAACCGGGCACGCCGCCGTCGGCGAACCTCACGCCGCATGCCAGCGGACTGGCGTCGTGGAGCGAAGCGGATTTCCTGCACGTGATGCGCACGGGCCAGCGCCCCGACGGACGCGAACTGCACCGCATGATGCCGTGGCGGTCGTACAGCCGGATGCAGGAAGTGGAACTGCGCGCGATCTGGGCCTATCTGGATTCGCTACCGCCGCTGCCCAGCCACAAGCGCGGCTGA